Sequence from the Sphingomonas sp. SORGH_AS_0950 genome:
CAGCAGCGTGTCCAGCCCGGTATTGAGGATGGGCTGCGGCACCCCCTCGTTCCGGCCGAACCAGGCGACGATCGAGGGATGGTTGCGATAGCGGCGCACCACGTCCGCCGCGTTGGCGAGGAACAGCTGCGGGTCCTCGGCCTCCATATTGTAATCCTGGGTCGACTCCCAGAAATCGGACAGGACCATCAGGCCATATTCGTCGGCCAGGTCGAAGAAGCTGTCCTCGGTATTCTGCCCCACCCAGTTGCGAACGATGTTGAGATGCGCGTCGCGGTGGAGGCGGAAAAAGGGCTCCAGATGCGCACGGTCGATGCGCTTCATGAAATCGTCCATGCCGATATTGCCGCCGCGCGCCGCGATCCGCACGCCATTGACCCGCAGGACGAGATAGGGGGCGAGGCGCGGATCGTCCTGCACCTTGGCGACCGCCGCCGACTGGGACGCGCCGGGGGTGAAGCTCATCGCCCAGCCATTGGCGGTCTTGCGGATGCCCGCATGGCTGGTGTCGACCACCCGCTGGCCGCCCCGCACCCGGTTGAGGTCCAGCGTCACCCGCTCCAGATCGCCGTCATCGTCGAACAGCGACAGGTCGTACGTCACCTGCCGCATGCCGAAGCGCAGACCCTTGCTGTCCGACAGCGCGCCATCGACCGCCGCGGTCAGCGCCAGATCGTGCAGCGCGGGGTCGCCATAACCATTGGGCCACCACAGGCGCGGATTCTTGACCGACAGTTGCGGGAATTCGGACGGTGACAGGACGGCGCGGATCGTCTGGCCCGGCGCGACCATCACCGGCTTTTCGACCACCACGTCATCGAACACCGCGCGGACGGTCGCCGTCACCGGCGCTTGGCCGGTATTGGTGACGGGGACCGCGATCTCGACATCGGCGACCGAATTGTCGGGCTTGGGCAAGGTCGTGACCACCTGTGGGTCGCCGATCACCGCCGGGCCGGTCGCGGCCAGCGTCACCCCCTGCCACAGCCCGGTATTGCGGTCGCGGACGCTCGGGATCCAGTCCCAGCCCTCGGTCGCGACGAAGGTGGGGCCGTCCATCATCTGGACGCCGCCATTCTCGCCCACGCCCGCCGTCATCGATTCCTCATGCGCCAGGCCGGGATGCGGCGGCGGCGAGACGCGCACCGCAATGGCGTTGCGCCCGGCGGCCAGCGTCACGGGGAAGCGGCCCCGGATGAACGCGCCCTTCATCGTGCCCGCCATCCGGCCATTGACCCAGACCTCGGCCGAATAGTTCACGCCGTTGAAGGTCAGCCACATCTGCCGCCCGGCGGCTTGCGGAGGCGTGTCGAACTCGGTGCGGTACCAATAATCCTGCCGCGCCAGCGTCTCGGGGATCGCCAGATTGTTCAGCCCCACCGCCGGATCGGGATAGACGCCGCGATCGACCAGCGTGGTCAGGACCGTGCCCGGCACGGTCGCGACATACCATTTGTCGGCGTCGAAATTGCCCTGCGACAGGTCCGCGCCGCCGGGGCCGACCTTCGCCGCCTCGATCAGCCGCCAGCCATTGACCGCCCATTGCCCGGTCGCGGTGGAAACCAGCGCCGCCGCCTTCGGCTCGGGCTTCGCCGTGCCGCTGGTCGGGATCGGCGCCCTGGACTGGGGCAGGGTCCAGGCATCCTGCGGTACGGTCTGGCCCTGCATCTGGCGGGTCTGAAAGGGCCAGCTCGGGCTGCCGGTCTGGAGCGCCAGCTTCGCCGGGTCGGGCG
This genomic interval carries:
- a CDS encoding LamG-like jellyroll fold domain-containing protein, with protein sequence MSVAAARAIGALASMTALCWSLGVSAQTAPASPPAQPLGPINADLPPGGDSYARAIETTPVAAATWTLSAWVQPRSVAGKGTTMLIGGFGDPTRGPRRYLALVDGQPALVTEAGVVQGGGDADRNKWTHIAASYDGKVVRLFVNGRQVVQRGLSLEPVTGVATLAPRSYQPIFAGRIIDFRMVREAVDPLAIRVAARRAPDPAKLALQTGSPSWPFQTRQMQGQTVPQDAWTLPQSRAPIPTSGTAKPEPKAAALVSTATGQWAVNGWRLIEAAKVGPGGADLSQGNFDADKWYVATVPGTVLTTLVDRGVYPDPAVGLNNLAIPETLARQDYWYRTEFDTPPQAAGRQMWLTFNGVNYSAEVWVNGRMAGTMKGAFIRGRFPVTLAAGRNAIAVRVSPPPHPGLAHEESMTAGVGENGGVQMMDGPTFVATEGWDWIPSVRDRNTGLWQGVTLAATGPAVIGDPQVVTTLPKPDNSVADVEIAVPVTNTGQAPVTATVRAVFDDVVVEKPVMVAPGQTIRAVLSPSEFPQLSVKNPRLWWPNGYGDPALHDLALTAAVDGALSDSKGLRFGMRQVTYDLSLFDDDGDLERVTLDLNRVRGGQRVVDTSHAGIRKTANGWAMSFTPGASQSAAVAKVQDDPRLAPYLVLRVNGVRIAARGGNIGMDDFMKRIDRAHLEPFFRLHRDAHLNIVRNWVGQNTEDSFFDLADEYGLMVLSDFWESTQDYNMEAEDPQLFLANAADVVRRYRNHPSIVAWFGRNEGVPQPILNTGLDTLLRAEDGTRLYMPSSNAVNLQGSGPYDWRPPADYFTTLAKGFSVEVGTPSLPTLEAWKRAIPAEADRWPIGDVWAYHDWHQTGNGAVKSFTAALERRFGPATGLEDFERKAQMMEYESYRAIFEGMNAGLWTENSGRMLWMTQPAWPSSAWQIFSSDYDTHAAFYGVKKAAEPIHVQMNLPDHRVVLVNNTRDALKGVQVRARVVGLDGRVESDQETKLAANAEGVTPVLTLDLASAMKRGPVLVRLEASDAGGQLLSTNSYWQAQDDAGYRALTTMGAATVTASTALQGQGEETLANVTLTNSGTVPAIETKLTVMNADGTQVLPAYFSDNYVTLLPGESRVIEVRYPTAKADRPSVTLRGWNVTATGADLRP